A region of Takifugu rubripes chromosome 6, fTakRub1.2, whole genome shotgun sequence DNA encodes the following proteins:
- the LOC105416588 gene encoding uncharacterized protein isoform X2, with protein sequence MNLYRSFGNLMEAWVTEEGQCSYSELLGDNGEAASSPPTNPRSESVDSGVEMASTTSSSVSMDNAELDGFTPERASEPSRLSCPSPPNPFSPCLPPGGARDHSALLHQRVEAALERSHSKHLNNKPECLTAAETHGRHSRAHLRHHAESMRGQRSDRPDLRRMFNPSEPMRLTRHRWSSVTSDTLTFQRKLEDLSEEGANGLSPGLCYLEHVCQMLEEFADQQRHKRALQRGRSGLQEHQEVEVSQEEGSDSCQTDSGAADSTGQRLEDQSQERSPVERRLQRPPHRHFRQRSASDANVATLHLRMKDAGCRGQHLSTDDLLMETDKDLEKQGADVEKRDTLSRSWNSKIRSLTRNLSVLRDVKRQQMQPAEGKQGLRLSQLFRRKTKPA encoded by the exons GCCAATGCTCCTACTCGGAGCTACTGGGAGATAATGGCGAGGCCGCTTCATCGCCTCCCACAAACCCGCGCTCCGAATCGGTGGACTCAGGGGTGGAGATGGCGagcaccacctccagctccgTCTCCATGGACAACGCTGAGCTGGACGGATTCACGCCAGAAAGAGCTTCGGAGCCTTCTCGCCTCTCCTGCCCTTCGCCGCCCAACCCGTTCTCGCCATGCCTCCCCCCCGGCGGCGCCCGGGACCACTCGGCCCTCTTGCACCAGAGGGTGGAGGCAGCGCTCGAGAGGAGTCATTCTAAACACCTCAACAACAAACCGGAGTGTCTGACAGCGGCGGAGACACACGGGAGGCATTCCCGGGCGCATCTACGGCACCACGCAGAGTCaatgaggggtcaaaggtcagaccgaCCTGACCTGAGGAGGATGTTTAACCCTTCAGAGCCCATGAGGCTAACTCGCCACAGATGGTCGTCTGTCACCTCTGACACGCTGACCTTCCAGAGAAAATTAGAG GACCTGAGTGAGGAGGGGGCCAACGGCCTGAGTCCTGGACTCTGTTACCTGGAGCACGTTTGCCAGATGTTGGAAGAGTTTGCCGACCAACAGAGGCACAAGCGGGCCTTGCAGCGGGGGAGGAGTGGCCTGCAGGAGcaccaggaagtggaggtgaGCCAGGAGGAG GGCTCCGACTCCTGCCAGACTGACTCCGGAGCTGCCGACTCTACGGGTCAAAGGCTGGAAGACCAAAGCCAAGAGAGGAGTCCCGTTGAGAGGAGGCTTCAGAGACCCCCCCACAGACACTTCAGGCAGAGATCGGCGTCAGACGCAAACGTCGCCACGTTGCACCTGA GGATGAAGGATGCAGGCTGCAGGGGGCAGCATCTGAGTACGGAtgacctgctgatggagacGGATAAAGACCTGGAAAAGCAG GGAGCTGATGTTGAGAAGAGGGACACTCTCAGCCGGAGCTGGAACTCCAAAATCAGGTCTTTGACCAGAAATCTTTCAGTCCTGAGGGACGTGAAGAG GCAGCAGATGCAGCCGGCGGAGGGGAAACAGGGGCTGCGGCTGAGCCAGCTGTTCAGGAGGAAAACCAAGCCTGCGTGA
- the LOC105416588 gene encoding uncharacterized protein isoform X3, protein MNLYRSFGNLMEAWVTEEGQCSYSELLGDNGEAASSPPTNPRSESVDSGVEMASTTSSSVSMDNAELDGFTPERASEPSRLSCPSPPNPFSPCLPPGGARDHSALLHQRVEAALERSHSKHLNNKPECLTAAETHGRHSRAHLRHHAESMRGQRSDRPDLRRMFNPSEPMRLTRHRWSSVTSDTLTFQRKLEDLSEEGANGLSPGLCYLEHVCQMLEEFADQQRHKRALQRGRSGLQEHQEVEGSDSCQTDSGAADSTGQRLEDQSQERSPVERRLQRPPHRHFRQRSASDANVATLHLRMKDAGCRGQHLSTDDLLMETDKDLEKQGADVEKRDTLSRSWNSKIRSLTRNLSVLRDVKRQQMQPAEGKQGLRLSQLFRRKTKPA, encoded by the exons GCCAATGCTCCTACTCGGAGCTACTGGGAGATAATGGCGAGGCCGCTTCATCGCCTCCCACAAACCCGCGCTCCGAATCGGTGGACTCAGGGGTGGAGATGGCGagcaccacctccagctccgTCTCCATGGACAACGCTGAGCTGGACGGATTCACGCCAGAAAGAGCTTCGGAGCCTTCTCGCCTCTCCTGCCCTTCGCCGCCCAACCCGTTCTCGCCATGCCTCCCCCCCGGCGGCGCCCGGGACCACTCGGCCCTCTTGCACCAGAGGGTGGAGGCAGCGCTCGAGAGGAGTCATTCTAAACACCTCAACAACAAACCGGAGTGTCTGACAGCGGCGGAGACACACGGGAGGCATTCCCGGGCGCATCTACGGCACCACGCAGAGTCaatgaggggtcaaaggtcagaccgaCCTGACCTGAGGAGGATGTTTAACCCTTCAGAGCCCATGAGGCTAACTCGCCACAGATGGTCGTCTGTCACCTCTGACACGCTGACCTTCCAGAGAAAATTAGAG GACCTGAGTGAGGAGGGGGCCAACGGCCTGAGTCCTGGACTCTGTTACCTGGAGCACGTTTGCCAGATGTTGGAAGAGTTTGCCGACCAACAGAGGCACAAGCGGGCCTTGCAGCGGGGGAGGAGTGGCCTGCAGGAGcaccaggaagtggag GGCTCCGACTCCTGCCAGACTGACTCCGGAGCTGCCGACTCTACGGGTCAAAGGCTGGAAGACCAAAGCCAAGAGAGGAGTCCCGTTGAGAGGAGGCTTCAGAGACCCCCCCACAGACACTTCAGGCAGAGATCGGCGTCAGACGCAAACGTCGCCACGTTGCACCTGA GGATGAAGGATGCAGGCTGCAGGGGGCAGCATCTGAGTACGGAtgacctgctgatggagacGGATAAAGACCTGGAAAAGCAG GGAGCTGATGTTGAGAAGAGGGACACTCTCAGCCGGAGCTGGAACTCCAAAATCAGGTCTTTGACCAGAAATCTTTCAGTCCTGAGGGACGTGAAGAG GCAGCAGATGCAGCCGGCGGAGGGGAAACAGGGGCTGCGGCTGAGCCAGCTGTTCAGGAGGAAAACCAAGCCTGCGTGA
- the LOC105416588 gene encoding uncharacterized protein isoform X1, producing MNLYRSFGNLMEAWVTEEGQCSYSELLGDNGEAASSPPTNPRSESVDSGVEMASTTSSSVSMDNAELDGFTPERASEPSRLSCPSPPNPFSPCLPPGGARDHSALLHQRVEAALERSHSKHLNNKPECLTAAETHGRHSRAHLRHHAESMRGQRSDRPDLRRMFNPSEPMRLTRHRWSSVTSDTLTFQRKLEDLSEEGANGLSPGLCYLEHVCQMLEEFADQQRHKRALQRGRSGLQEHQEVEVSQEEVSQEEATVKASLQGSDSCQTDSGAADSTGQRLEDQSQERSPVERRLQRPPHRHFRQRSASDANVATLHLRMKDAGCRGQHLSTDDLLMETDKDLEKQGADVEKRDTLSRSWNSKIRSLTRNLSVLRDVKRQQMQPAEGKQGLRLSQLFRRKTKPA from the exons GCCAATGCTCCTACTCGGAGCTACTGGGAGATAATGGCGAGGCCGCTTCATCGCCTCCCACAAACCCGCGCTCCGAATCGGTGGACTCAGGGGTGGAGATGGCGagcaccacctccagctccgTCTCCATGGACAACGCTGAGCTGGACGGATTCACGCCAGAAAGAGCTTCGGAGCCTTCTCGCCTCTCCTGCCCTTCGCCGCCCAACCCGTTCTCGCCATGCCTCCCCCCCGGCGGCGCCCGGGACCACTCGGCCCTCTTGCACCAGAGGGTGGAGGCAGCGCTCGAGAGGAGTCATTCTAAACACCTCAACAACAAACCGGAGTGTCTGACAGCGGCGGAGACACACGGGAGGCATTCCCGGGCGCATCTACGGCACCACGCAGAGTCaatgaggggtcaaaggtcagaccgaCCTGACCTGAGGAGGATGTTTAACCCTTCAGAGCCCATGAGGCTAACTCGCCACAGATGGTCGTCTGTCACCTCTGACACGCTGACCTTCCAGAGAAAATTAGAG GACCTGAGTGAGGAGGGGGCCAACGGCCTGAGTCCTGGACTCTGTTACCTGGAGCACGTTTGCCAGATGTTGGAAGAGTTTGCCGACCAACAGAGGCACAAGCGGGCCTTGCAGCGGGGGAGGAGTGGCCTGCAGGAGcaccaggaagtggaggtgaGCCAGGAGGAGGTGAGCCAGGAGGAGGCCACCGTGAAGGCGTCGCTCCAG GGCTCCGACTCCTGCCAGACTGACTCCGGAGCTGCCGACTCTACGGGTCAAAGGCTGGAAGACCAAAGCCAAGAGAGGAGTCCCGTTGAGAGGAGGCTTCAGAGACCCCCCCACAGACACTTCAGGCAGAGATCGGCGTCAGACGCAAACGTCGCCACGTTGCACCTGA GGATGAAGGATGCAGGCTGCAGGGGGCAGCATCTGAGTACGGAtgacctgctgatggagacGGATAAAGACCTGGAAAAGCAG GGAGCTGATGTTGAGAAGAGGGACACTCTCAGCCGGAGCTGGAACTCCAAAATCAGGTCTTTGACCAGAAATCTTTCAGTCCTGAGGGACGTGAAGAG GCAGCAGATGCAGCCGGCGGAGGGGAAACAGGGGCTGCGGCTGAGCCAGCTGTTCAGGAGGAAAACCAAGCCTGCGTGA